tACCAAATTCTCGGTTCAACTTAATttcatttctatatatatattttaaatttagaaataaaacaaaaattatgtaaatcaatattgttacataataatgtttttaaaataaattttgttacaaaaatacgaattttataaattttatagtaataatatcATACGccacaaaattattattatacaattagataatatataacactaaattatattaatttattaatatattttattgcataatctaaaatattttaataattaaaaaacccGCACGGTCAtgcgggtcgagatctagttttaaacttaaatgataatattttatcagtagataaaaatagaatttaaattaatagAGTAAATTATTTAAGACaatatcttaatatatatatctatcttattaaggTTAAAGTATCCATTGataatgtttggaaacatgtataacattatatagaaatattgtttggaaatttctcaaaaacaattatttgaAAATAGGAATAGCAGTTTAATATTTACATTCCATGCCactattttgataaaaaaattgtactTTCAACCTTGAAGCTCAActgataacatttttaaataatgaaactTGTTTAAATAACCcattaaatatcaaaattaactTACTTGATGCACACATCAAAATTGTTACAAGATTGTAAACCAGTCATAAATTTGACGTGTGCAACAAAGTAAGTTAGTTTCaatgtttaatatgttattgaaatatgttttattgTTTAAAGTGCTAGCATTTAAGTTTCAATGTTTAAattgtaaactttttttttttggtgtaaatgttaaaatttataccagttttctgttttttaagGTTTACAATGTTGTGAAGCACAACTTATTACAAAgacacaagaacacaagaagaaaacaaagagagaaggagagagagtagagagaagagagaagagagtagAGAGAAGGGAGTAGGAGTGTAGCAAATTAACTAAAGGGGGAAAGGAACCAGAAGTAGAGCTCCAGAAGCGAAGGAAGAGGCTGAGTAGTCGAAGGCCGAGATAATGACAGTAGTCGATCACGCAAAGCTCGGTCCACCCCACGGAAGAACACCTCTTGTTGAGTTGATACGCCTCTGAATATACGAGCATTTCGCTCGCGCCAGAGGGAATAGATGATGACTTGATTGAGAAACTTCAGCACCACAACCGCACGTCGAGCGTGAGGCCCCTGTATCTGCTCGCACTTTTCCACCATATCTGATAGGGAGGCCGGAGTAGTTGTCATGTACCTGCAACAAAAACGAGACCAAGTAGCAACCACAAAGGAACATTGAAAGAATAGATGGCTAATCGATTCATCAGCTGAAGAACATAGAACACAACCTGGTGGAACATCCAGCCCCCATGAAATCAATCTGTCTCTTGTGGGTAATCTTCCAAGATAGGCAGTCCAAGATATAAACGAGCAACGCGGTATTTGTTCTTTGAACCAGACCACCGGGTGCCAGGTAACTAAGGGACTATGATTTCGAATTCTCTCCCAAGTGTTACGAGAAGAGAAAGATGGACCGAAGCCACCGGTCTGGTTCCTCCATAAATAAACATCACTACCAGCTGCAGCATTAGGAACCGGCGTAGTCAACAGAATAATGTGCAGTGTCACGGCTAGTGCCGATCGTGCAGGTGGTAGATTCCAATTACCATTACTCACTGCTTGAGAGACAGTGGCGTTGAGAGGTATTCGTAAGGCCCTCGGTCCCGAAGAGCCGAAGATGAGATGTAGAGGACCTAACTCAGTCCAATAGAGTCATACCAAAAGGAGGCTTTGTTCCCATCTCGAACATTACATCTGAGGAAAAGTTGGAGCTCTTGCTTCAGTTGTAGCATGCTTCTGACAGTTGTGGAGAATCTTGGAGAGTCATTTATAATCCAAAAACTTCTGCCTCCAAATCTGTTATTGGCTAGCCAAGGAACCCATAAGGAACCAGATCCATAAAAGAATAACCAGACTCTTTTTAATCTGAAAACCTTCTCAAACTCTTCCAGTCTTCTTATCCCTAGACCACCCTCTTGTTTTGGCCTGCAGATGTTTTCCCAAGAAACCCTTGCTCCTGCCGCTGAAGTAGTGCTGTTCTTCCAAAGAAACCCAGAGCACAAGGAGTCTATTTTGGCATAAAACCATTTTGGAAGCACGAAGACCGAGCTCCAAAAATTTACCATACCGTAGATTACCGAGTAGATCATAGTAACCTTTCCCGCAAAAGAGAGGAACTTTACGGTCCAGGAGTGAAGTTTTGCTGTTATACGATCAATAAACGGCTGGAGCGTTGCTGCAGAGATCTTTTTGGGGCTCAGAGGCAACCCTAGGTACCTTGTTGGGAACTCCCCTCGACGAAACCCTGACAAACTGCTCAGCTCTGATACTTGTGCATCCGAGTATCCTCCATAGAATATTTCTGACTTAGCTTCATTGGTATCCAACCCCGACCACTCTTTGAAGTTAGTCATAACTGTTTTAATCCCATCAGTAGAAGCACGCGAACCATCAGAGAACACTAATAGATCATAAATTGTAAACTTTTGCAAGCGATTTTCCAATTAACATTAATCTCGGCAGGCCTTTTATgaatcttttaaaatttcatcaaagCCCATTAGTAATATTTATTAGTAATGTTTATTTGGACCTCATAAATGAGAAATACCAACGAAGCAcattgatatatcatattactGAAAATTTTACAAACATGTAAACAATAACTATGAACCCGAAAATCTTGCGGGAGTCTTCAACTTGCCACTCCATTAATCTTCTGAGAAAGCTTTGCTTCTGGCATATAGAATCTTATTTGGTAAATTTCAGTTAATTTACAGAGTACCTTCGGTTAAGAAAACAGATTGAAACCAGAAAGATCTAAACCAATAAAGTCAGATATAGGAAAGAACAGAGGAGAAAGAAAATATAACCATTTGAGATACAAACTTGAAACTCTTTGGGAGAAACACATAAATCCACAACAGAGGAAGTTTACGATTTTTCGATGAGATTTAGGTGAGAAGATGAGAGATCATCttgccgagagagagagagagagagcaacaCGTTAATAAGTTAGGTTTCAGGAAACAATTTTTTCCCGGAAAAAACTGTTAGTATAGAGTTGTTGGCcacgtttttttattttatatcaagaCCATACTCAATTTGTATTTGATTtatctaaattaatataaagcataacttaaaatttaataatttttactatAAAGAGGTCAATGGCCCATGTACAAAAAATTGGTccattttcttattattaaataagtaaatgcatacaatattaataattttttttactaataacataaatttcaactaaaaacaaatcaattttttttggtatccttataattttgtatttctaaaatattctaaaCGAACTAAAAACACATTTACTAAAAACTCTCAGACTCAGAGTACGGACCGCACCCAAGTTCCAGTACCTTTGGCAATACCGAGTATACCAGGtcgatggtgttttacggacgGATCTTGAAAAACATAGGATAAATATTCAGGACAAGGATGGTACAGTACCCTGGAAGGTTTCGATGGACTAATGGGAGCAAGGAATACGAGAGCGAGTCAATCGCCACTACACACAGAGATAGAGGCTCtcatatgggcaatggaatgcatgaggaatCTTCGACAGTTTTGTGTTacttttgcaacggattgtgctcaattggtgaagatggtttcggaaccagaagagtggCCAGCCTTTGCAAGCTATTTGGAAGACATAAAGTTCTTGAAGAGAAGTTTCAACagctcagagatcattcataTACCACGGACACAGAACTCAAAGACGGacagtctagcacgcagtgcaaggaaacaaccgtcgtttatcgttcatatggatgcagaTTTACCAGAATGGTtcgcagagtctatatgagtctgttttgttgctgacaaaaaaaaaatgtatgttaAGATTTAAAACCATTATGAGTTCTGTATAATAATTATCCATTAATAAGATAGCTATATaattagtaatttttaatttttacactTACAATAGTAGGGTTCGAgaacaattttgtattaataatgaaacaaaaacacaaaaaaatacacGACTATGTTAGTACTCATTTATTCGTGTTACATATACattcaatataataattatcaagCTGTAATTTATAACATGGACCACAACTTCTAAAACCCAGTAATTACTAATTGTTAtgaatttataaagtttttacaaattaagaCAAACACCCGCGCACCGTCTAGTTAATCATTATACTATCTAAAAGCAATACATATACAAGCTTTCAGCAAAAAGAataagtttttacaattatctttgacttgacaataaaaatgtaaaaaatcttGTTGTGTTTATGTAtttgtgtttttgtgtttttgtgtgttttgatacatagattttgagaatccTATGACTATATGTGATATTTGTAAAGTTGAGTGTTATGAGTAAAACTAGAGAGAATTTATGTTCCAATAACAAAAGAGTTTAATAGaattacaaaatcaataaaaactaaactttttgaataacatagGATTTCTATAGAATTTAAATGTCCACAAACCAATAACAAAGGATTctaataagattttaaaaattcattaaccaataacaatgaaatctctaaattttaaaattccttCAAAATTTCACTCTcaataaccccccccccccccccccccctcttaAAGTGCAATATTGCATTATAGAATATATAAAGTAGATATGGTCAACTGTTAaaactagaaatatatatatttttttggtaatattttttttcttaagaataTGCTAACAAAAAAAGGTATGTACAAAtacatttcaaaaatttcttacATTGTACATTCTTAGAATAAGCAAAAAAAGGTATgggaaaaaatataattcaagtTTCTTTTCATGATATATGAATGACATATGGACCAATAAGGTGTCACCACAATTTTACATTTCTATATGTCACTTAATTGGTGATAGCTTTCATCAGTAACATAAGTGTATATAATTCAGAGGCCAACGTCACAAGTTGGCACAGACAAGCTTCATCAGAAAACAGCGTCGTATTTTAAATACTTCCAAACCCAACCTAACATTCCTTGGTTCCAAATGGCCCCATCCATTCCCATCGATCCAGTCATTTTAAAGCAAAATGCCCATCAACAAAGAGCCTATATGACATTCCTGGCAGGTAATGGAGACTATGTGAAGGGTGTAGTGGGTCTAGCAAAGGGTTTGCGTAAGGTTAAAAGTGCTTACCCTCTCGTTGTTGCTGTGATGCCTGATGTGCCTGAGGAACATAAAGAGATCTTGAGGTCTCAAGGCTGTATAATGCGTGAGATCGAGCCTGTATATCCTCCGGACGACCAGGTCTCTTATGCAAGGGACTATTACATTATTAACTACTCGAAGCTTCGTATTTGGAACGTAAGCATGTCTAAATCATTACAAACTGAAAACCAGAGcacttttttatatatgttgaaATCTAAGtttctgatttattttaaacttgtaGTTTATAGAGTACAACAAGGTAGTGTTCCTTGACGCGGATATTCAAGTCTATGACAATATAGACGAGCTCTTTGATTTGCCAGATGGTTACTTGCATGGCGTTATAGGCTGTTTCTGTGAGAAAACATGGAGCCACACGCCCCAATACAAAATTGGATACTGCCAGCAGTGCCCGGAAAAGGTGAAGTGGCCGGTCGAGATGGAATCTCCTCCTCCACTGTACTACAACGCTGGAATGTTTGTGTTTGAGCCTAACCTCTCTACATATGAGAGCCTCCTCCAGACTCTCAAGGTCACACCACCTTCAGAATTTGCAGAACAAGTGAGTTATATGATACAATTAAAATTCAGATTAAAATGATGCAAACATGTTTtcgtaaatattaaaatcatactTGGTTAttgagaaaataaaagatatgaaatattattttccaCTGATTCGAATGATGATGAATTGGTACGTGGTATTTTGGCAGGATTTTCTCAATGTGTTCTTCGAGAAAGTTTTTAAACCGATTCCATTGGTTTACAACCTGATTATGTCTGTACTTTGGCGCCACCCGGAGAATGTGGAGCTGGAGAATGTCAAAGTTATTCATTACTGTGCACCTGTAAGTACTCTCTATTGCTTACATACATGTCTTGATTCTGAAACTTTCATCCTTTTTATAAGTATTACTGGTGAATAATGGTAGGGATCCAAGCCATGGAAGTTCACTGGAGAAGAAGCTTACATGGACAGAGAAGATGTCAAAATGTTGGTCAAGAGATGGTGGGATATTTATAACGACGAATCCCTCGATTTCAAATCGTAAAGACCTGGTGAAGATGCGGAAGcccttttgaaatattttggcGTGGCATAGAGCCAAATTATGTTTACAATTACTGTTTTGGTGTGTTTGATTTCTATGCTTTAAGTTATATGTTTTCTTTGATTGTGTGGTGagaataaattttgttaaactaTAATAATTCATGGCATTttgctaaaatattaaaaaaaaaaaaacagatctatCGTCTTTTTATCATAGATTTTTGGTCGATATCTGGACCTTTaatattttaagattatttgaaacattaataaaaatatttaataaaccaaaaaataaaaaaatgtaaatgatGAATTGTAACATACAATCAcacatataaaacatattttgttgTCTGATTCTTGGTGAAAtagaattttgttatttttattttttttttatttttttttattttttttgttattgttctACAAATACCGTATGTTATTTAGCTAATTACATAGTTATCTGCAACACTTTAAATACGTAATTTACCTATTATGCAATCAACTATACAAACGTGGATATTATGTTACTTGGTCTCAGTTATTATGTGATTGTTCATATGTTTACAAATTACAAGTCTACAGACCAAATCAATTAGTATTATAAGTAGAgtgttatatatacaaaaataaatttattgatttataaatcatgagaacaacaattttaaaatatttatgaacttttttttttaatatcaaaaacGTATATGTCCAACTATTGTATAAGAATTCACTATAAACGGGTTCTATTTGTATTACATtatgatatacatatattcTCCTAACATGTGGCATTACTGTAAACAGTTATATTGACACCACATTAGAGATTTTTTGTCTCTATTAATCTGAACAAACATCTATTAGTCTGAAAAAAAATTTGACGgcttatttattttagatctgGACATTGTAACTTAACCTGAGATCCCAACTGAACATGGACAGAAGAATTTGAATCCATACTCAGTCCGGTCAATAAATAtcctaatatattttgtaagctagtatttcagattatatgtattatccgaaccgaaaacATTTTGGAAAtccggaaaaaaaaactttaaaactcaaAAATTGAACAATGGCCGGGAGTATTAAGGACTATATGTGCATTGTCATATAGCAAGCAAGAAATTTGTCATTCTTTTAACAGGTTTTTAACAATCCAGTTAATCATATCATCTGGACACCAAGAAAAAACATCAGTTAGTGACCAAGTTttctacccaaaaaaaaaacatgtcccAATCCAACAGAGAAACAAATGTTCGTTCTCTTTGAGTTCcaacaatgtttttttaatgcaaCCCAACCCAACAAGACCAAATGACAAGTCAGCAAGATTTCGTCTCTCacgaaaaaaaaatacttatttccttaagaaaaaagaaaaaaaaagagaaccaaACATTGCGGCACATTGCACATTGCTCAATGGAGAAGAAATACAAGTCAGACATGAGGATAGGTTAGATCCAAAGTAGTTGAACGTTGAACAACATCCTTTTAATTCacgtttaataaataaaaactcgaaaacaaaattaaaaaaaaaaggaagaaaagatCATTTCGAAAGAGCAGGAAAAAAAAACGGGAATGGATCCAAAAGATTCTCGCTTCTCGACTCAAATCTCTCATTTGGCTCTCGACATCGGAGGTTAATTTCTCAAACCTTTAGATCCGATTCTGCTCTGGGGCTCGTCGTCTCGATTGATCCGGAAATTGATTTTCTATCGCAGGGACTTTGATAAAGCTTGTCTATTTCTCTCCTAATGGAGACAATTGCGAAGACGGAAGCATCGTCGTTGGTAATAATGGTTGCTCCGTCGTGCAAGGGAGGCTTTGTTTCGCCAAGTTTGAGACCAGAAAGATTGATGATTGCTTAGACTTTATTCGATTGAACATTCTTCAACATTCCGGTAAGTGTTTTCTTTATCTGATTCAaagatctgattttttttaaatgtgtaaCAGAAGCTTtcttgcttttatttatttattttggagtAATGATTAGTGTGAAACACATGTTGCTTGTTAGAACCAGATCATAACACATTTAGGCAAAACACCATTTACTTGTCTACTTTCTCAATCATCATGTCTGTTTAATTAGTTTTGTCTTTGATGATTTTCTTCTCTTAGAATTATCAAGTATTTTTAGGAAATGGAggcaaaataatgttttttctaATATAACTACAAATAAGCTTTTATTGTAACTATTCAGGTGTGCAGCATGCGCGCGATAAATTTTCTGTTAAGGTAATAGCTATCTGTTATCTAAAGCTGAGCAGTGAAGGTATGTTGGCGTTGAAGTTTATAGTAATGCTAATTGGTAATGATATTCCAAAAGGCCACAGGTGGTGGAGCCTTTAAGTTTGCTGATTTATTTAAGGAGAAACTTGGGATTGTCTTTGATAAGGAAGATGAGATGCATTCTCTTGTTTGTGGTGTCAATTTTCTCCTAAaggttggattttttttttctccaacaGATTTTGAATGCTTGCTATTGCATGCTTGCTTACACCTGAAGTATGAATCTGATATTGCAGACAGTGCC
The nucleotide sequence above comes from Brassica napus cultivar Da-Ae chromosome A9, Da-Ae, whole genome shotgun sequence. Encoded proteins:
- the LOC125578037 gene encoding uncharacterized protein LOC125578037, whose translation is MTNFKEWSGLDTNEAKSEIFYGGYSDAQVSELSSLSGFRRGEFPTRYLGLPLSPKKISAATLQPFIDRITAKLHSWTVKFLSFAGKVTMIYSVIYGMVNFWSSVFVLPKWFYAKIDSLCSGFLWKNSTTSAAGARVSWENICRPKQEGGLGIRRLEEFEKVFRLKRVWLFFYGSGSLWVPWLANNRFGGRSFWIINDSPRFSTTVRSMLQLKQELQLFLRCPLHLIFGSSGPRALRIPLNATVSQAVSNGNWNLPPARSALAVTLHIILLTTPVPNAAAGSDVYLWRNQTGGFGPSFSSRNTWERIRNHSPLVTWHPVVWYMTTTPASLSDMVEKCEQIQGPHARRAVVVLKFLNQVIIYSLWRERNARIFRGVSTQQEVFFRGVDRALRDRLLSLSRPSTTQPLPSLLELYFWFLSPFS
- the LOC106378576 gene encoding galactinol synthase 4-like codes for the protein MAPSIPIDPVILKQNAHQQRAYMTFLAGNGDYVKGVVGLAKGLRKVKSAYPLVVAVMPDVPEEHKEILRSQGCIMREIEPVYPPDDQVSYARDYYIINYSKLRIWNFIEYNKVVFLDADIQVYDNIDELFDLPDGYLHGVIGCFCEKTWSHTPQYKIGYCQQCPEKVKWPVEMESPPPLYYNAGMFVFEPNLSTYESLLQTLKVTPPSEFAEQDFLNVFFEKVFKPIPLVYNLIMSVLWRHPENVELENVKVIHYCAPGSKPWKFTGEEAYMDREDVKMLVKRWWDIYNDESLDFKS